One window of Romeriopsis navalis LEGE 11480 genomic DNA carries:
- a CDS encoding Uma2 family endonuclease, protein MVRAFAKTLTLQEFLQQPETKPATEYLNGEIIQKPMPKGRHRRLQVKLCTTTN, encoded by the coding sequence ATGGTAAGAGCCTTTGCCAAAACGCTAACACTGCAGGAATTTTTGCAACAGCCAGAGACTAAACCTGCGACTGAGTATCTTAATGGGGAAATTATTCAGAAGCCTATGCCTAAGGGTCGGCACAGACGTTTGCAAGTAAAACTCTGCACGACGACTAATTAA
- a CDS encoding AAA family ATPase: MNLVWFEVEGYKRFCAKSKINLDGKLVAIVGPNEAGKTSLLHCLRHFSDDSAFVQQGSAQELTRRKQMASTDVVAEWTFALDASDHAELSDIQGSEDVRWYVVTKKVDGEYTHDIKPRPQLTLSRRVKTIDAIRAYIESQRPSESDDRGNDGGHDNTHFDLCQEVISGLSSESEKLPNSLLKSIEQLAEQLAEENNNLNQTVLTEQLTSLHSLESLQPPTTRIMEHLWKSRPHILLFDASDRDLLSEYNIQGYFFEDRKRGIRKKPIPTALQNLCAASGLDLQALHTAQKNDDRGKVRTLLEAAEDTINDLLRDAWTQSRLSLSLELDSFRLQVLLKSQGGDYVKVIERSEGLRQFLALLLFLSKRATSKTRPIVLIDEAEIHLHYDAQADLVQTLAKQHLASKVIYTTHSVGCLPEDLGSGIRMVATDDPYSIVENWFWQSERPGFSPLLFAMGARTLAFMPMRYSVVGEGAADMILVPAILKQVLEVDSIGFQIVPGLSSQTNEQIGIIDSESTRTIYLVDGDSAGRAIRAKILKAGVDQSRIVDLPMLNGQETVLEDYISADVYLRCVNVDLEMSGCPAIPDNKLSGSNRPKQLESWCEQHNCSIPSKRSVAYRVVDEKNEHNIVEKSAVEAVKTLYSKLLAALQLENDTP, encoded by the coding sequence ATGAATCTTGTTTGGTTTGAAGTTGAAGGTTACAAGCGTTTTTGCGCCAAGTCGAAAATAAACCTCGATGGCAAACTTGTCGCGATTGTTGGTCCCAATGAAGCGGGAAAAACCTCCTTGCTTCATTGCTTACGCCATTTCAGTGATGATTCTGCCTTTGTCCAACAAGGAAGTGCCCAAGAACTGACACGCAGGAAACAAATGGCATCTACGGATGTTGTCGCAGAGTGGACATTCGCACTCGATGCATCTGATCACGCAGAACTATCAGATATCCAAGGATCTGAGGATGTACGGTGGTATGTGGTTACCAAAAAGGTTGATGGTGAGTACACACATGATATAAAACCGCGACCACAACTCACACTTTCTCGCCGCGTCAAGACTATTGACGCAATCCGTGCATATATTGAATCACAGAGACCTAGCGAATCAGACGATAGGGGAAACGACGGCGGCCATGACAACACTCATTTCGATTTATGCCAAGAGGTCATTTCGGGCCTTTCTTCCGAAAGCGAGAAACTCCCTAATTCCTTACTGAAGTCTATCGAGCAGCTTGCTGAACAGCTTGCTGAAGAGAACAACAACCTTAATCAAACAGTCCTCACAGAACAACTGACTTCATTACATAGTCTTGAGTCGCTTCAGCCTCCGACCACTCGGATTATGGAGCATCTCTGGAAGTCACGCCCACACATTCTACTGTTTGACGCATCGGATCGAGATCTGCTTTCCGAATACAACATCCAAGGGTACTTTTTTGAGGATCGGAAACGGGGCATACGAAAGAAACCAATACCGACCGCATTGCAAAATCTCTGCGCCGCTTCGGGGCTGGATTTGCAGGCCCTACATACCGCCCAAAAAAATGATGATCGCGGCAAGGTCCGTACGCTGCTCGAAGCAGCAGAAGACACTATCAACGATTTGCTGAGGGACGCTTGGACTCAATCAAGACTGTCGCTCAGCCTTGAGTTAGATTCTTTTCGCCTTCAAGTCCTCTTGAAATCTCAAGGAGGAGACTACGTCAAGGTTATTGAGCGAAGCGAAGGCCTGCGACAGTTCCTTGCGTTGCTATTGTTTCTGTCGAAGCGTGCCACATCGAAGACTCGCCCGATTGTTCTAATCGACGAAGCCGAAATACACCTTCATTATGACGCACAAGCTGATTTGGTTCAGACGCTTGCGAAGCAGCATCTTGCCTCCAAGGTCATCTACACAACCCACTCTGTCGGTTGTCTTCCTGAAGATTTGGGCTCCGGTATAAGAATGGTCGCTACTGATGATCCGTACAGTATCGTCGAAAATTGGTTTTGGCAGAGTGAACGCCCTGGATTCTCACCACTGCTATTTGCAATGGGGGCCAGAACACTAGCATTCATGCCAATGAGATACTCCGTGGTTGGCGAAGGCGCAGCGGACATGATACTCGTCCCCGCAATCTTAAAGCAGGTACTTGAAGTAGACTCGATTGGTTTCCAGATTGTGCCCGGGCTGTCCAGTCAAACGAATGAACAAATCGGTATTATTGACAGCGAATCAACACGTACCATTTATCTCGTTGATGGCGATTCGGCGGGCCGCGCCATTAGGGCAAAGATCCTTAAGGCTGGTGTTGACCAATCGCGTATCGTTGACTTGCCGATGCTAAATGGACAAGAAACCGTCTTGGAAGACTACATTTCCGCGGACGTGTATTTGCGGTGTGTGAATGTTGACCTCGAAATGTCTGGATGCCCGGCAATTCCTGACAATAAACTCTCCGGTTCAAACAGACCAAAGCAACTTGAATCATGGTGTGAACAACACAATTGCTCAATACCCAGCAAACGTTCAGTAGCATATCGGGTTGTTGATGAAAAAAACGAGCACAACATTGTTGAAAAGTCTGCTGTCGAGGCCGTCAAGACCTTGTATTCTAAACTGTTGGCAGCGCTCCAACTAGAGAATGATACTCCTTGA
- a CDS encoding ferredoxin:protochlorophyllide reductase (ATP-dependent) subunit N: MTLADTTPQPLEFDCETGNYHTFCPISCVAWLYQKIEDSFFLVIGTKTCGYFLQNAMGVMIFAEPRYAMAELEEADISAQLNDYEELKRLCEQIKRDRNPSVIVWIGTCTTEIIKTDLEGLAPKLEADIGIPIVVARANGLDYAFTQGEDTVLAAMAQRCPTSADIAAKTPVVEKAADQNAVKKLFSFGGKKEAEPTETAVEETVYADHEPLVLFGSLPGAVTTQLSLELKKQGVKVTGWMPEQHYSDLPVIDPGNFVAGVNPFLSKTATSLMRRRKANLINAPFPIGPDGTRAWVEHICDALGVETHGLEEREQKIWDSVEDYVSLIRGKSVFFMGDNLLEISLARFLIRCGMHVPEIGIPYMDKRYQKAELAMLERTCREMNSPLPKIIEKPDNYNQLQRIHAIKPDLVITGMAHANPLEARGITTKWSVEFTFANIHGFSNVRDLLELVTRPMRRNEALDSLGWESLVKG, translated from the coding sequence ATGACACTTGCAGACACCACCCCCCAACCATTGGAATTTGACTGCGAAACCGGTAATTACCATACGTTTTGCCCGATTAGCTGCGTCGCGTGGCTGTATCAGAAAATTGAGGATAGTTTCTTCCTCGTAATCGGGACAAAAACCTGTGGCTATTTCCTCCAAAATGCCATGGGCGTGATGATCTTTGCCGAGCCACGCTATGCGATGGCCGAACTAGAAGAAGCGGATATCTCCGCCCAACTGAATGACTACGAAGAGCTAAAGCGCCTCTGCGAACAAATCAAGCGCGATCGTAATCCTTCCGTCATCGTCTGGATTGGCACCTGCACTACCGAAATTATCAAGACTGACCTGGAAGGTCTCGCACCGAAGCTGGAAGCGGACATTGGTATCCCGATCGTCGTAGCCCGGGCGAATGGTTTGGACTATGCCTTTACCCAAGGGGAAGACACCGTACTAGCGGCAATGGCTCAGCGCTGTCCGACCTCTGCCGATATTGCGGCGAAAACGCCGGTCGTCGAGAAAGCCGCTGATCAAAACGCCGTTAAGAAGCTCTTCAGCTTCGGTGGGAAAAAAGAAGCAGAACCCACTGAAACAGCGGTTGAAGAGACGGTTTATGCCGATCATGAGCCGCTAGTATTATTCGGTTCGCTGCCGGGTGCGGTCACAACACAGCTATCCCTCGAACTGAAAAAGCAAGGTGTCAAAGTCACTGGTTGGATGCCGGAGCAGCACTATAGCGATTTACCCGTGATTGATCCCGGCAACTTTGTTGCAGGGGTTAATCCATTCCTATCCAAGACGGCAACGAGTTTGATGCGGCGACGCAAGGCGAACTTGATTAATGCACCATTCCCCATCGGCCCTGATGGCACGCGGGCTTGGGTCGAGCATATTTGTGATGCGCTGGGCGTGGAAACCCACGGACTGGAAGAGCGCGAACAAAAGATTTGGGATTCGGTCGAAGACTACGTTTCCCTAATTCGTGGCAAGTCGGTCTTCTTTATGGGCGACAACTTACTCGAAATCTCTCTAGCCCGGTTCCTAATCCGGTGTGGCATGCATGTGCCAGAGATTGGCATTCCCTATATGGATAAGCGCTATCAGAAAGCGGAATTGGCAATGCTGGAGCGCACCTGCCGGGAAATGAATAGCCCGCTGCCGAAGATTATCGAAAAGCCCGATAACTATAACCAGCTCCAACGGATTCATGCGATCAAGCCGGATCTAGTGATTACGGGCATGGCCCACGCTAACCCGCTTGAAGCACGGGGGATTACGACCAAGTGGTCGGTGGAGTTTACCTTCGCCAATATTCACGGCTTCAGCAATGTCCGTGACTTGTTGGAGTTGGTGACTCGGCCTATGCGTCGAAATGAAGCACTTGACAGTCTTGGTTGGGAGTCATTGGTGAAAGGTTAG